In the genome of Pelobacter seleniigenes DSM 18267, one region contains:
- a CDS encoding TlpA family protein disulfide reductase: MPGRQKIIILVLHLLLLLPSLALALRQGDQFPALTGKLLSGGDFEFKQLEGKPILIKIGTTWCPACEEQSADIKKLDTFLDQHQIQYVEVFVQESAATVERFLNHQKYRSPDVAVLDSGTIARELNIYTIPRVILVDKNFLVARDGAPLGDKALKTQLQQMLTGK; the protein is encoded by the coding sequence ATGCCCGGAAGGCAAAAAATCATCATATTAGTACTGCACTTGCTGTTGCTATTGCCGTCATTGGCTCTCGCCTTGCGGCAAGGTGATCAATTTCCTGCATTGACAGGAAAATTGTTATCCGGTGGTGATTTTGAGTTCAAGCAATTGGAGGGGAAACCAATTCTTATAAAGATCGGGACAACCTGGTGTCCAGCCTGTGAAGAGCAGAGTGCAGACATAAAGAAACTCGATACATTTCTTGATCAGCATCAGATTCAGTACGTGGAAGTTTTCGTACAGGAATCCGCAGCAACAGTTGAACGTTTCCTCAACCATCAAAAATACCGCAGTCCTGATGTGGCTGTTCTCGATTCCGGGACGATTGCCAGGGAATTGAATATTTATACGATTCCACGCGTCATTCTGGTTGATAAAAATTTTCTGGTTGCCAGAGACGGTGCACCGCTGGGCGACAAGGCATTGAAAACCCAGCTGCAGCAGATGCTAACAGGAAAATAA
- the mce gene encoding methylmalonyl-CoA epimerase, translated as MTKKINHIGIAVNDLEAAIPYYRDQLKMTFEGTEVVAEQKVKVAFLLVGESRIELLEPTAADSPVAKFLEKNGQGVHHVAYEVADIEAALADLKEQGVRLIDEKPRLGAHGSLIAFLHPKATGGVLTEICQPQH; from the coding sequence ATGACTAAAAAAATCAACCATATCGGTATTGCCGTTAATGATCTCGAAGCAGCAATCCCCTACTATCGCGATCAGCTTAAGATGACTTTCGAAGGGACTGAAGTCGTCGCAGAACAAAAAGTCAAAGTCGCTTTTCTCCTGGTCGGAGAGAGCCGCATCGAGCTTCTGGAACCGACCGCTGCCGACTCTCCAGTTGCCAAATTCCTGGAAAAAAACGGCCAGGGAGTCCATCATGTCGCCTATGAAGTTGCTGACATCGAGGCGGCACTGGCCGACCTGAAAGAACAGGGAGTCCGCTTGATCGATGAGAAACCCCGGCTCGGCGCACACGGCAGCCTCATCGCCTTTCTCCATCCCAAAGCAACCGGCGGCGTACTCACCGAGATCTGTCAGCCCCAACACTGA
- a CDS encoding (Fe-S)-binding protein: protein MAKLKELSELREQIELCVKCGGCRAHCPAFGADKQEGRVARGKIALADALLKEQVDLEERFLLDMSQCLLCGSCYSQCPNKVHTEEIVAATRREIAKRQGLSTFGKGVATVLKHQGLMNLLAKGGGAFSKLLFKKVPEQSGLRLRFPAPFISSDRTLPPLTSKPFRERHPEVIPGTAGKPTVLFFTGCGINYMYPDSGEALLKALQFLGITVIIPKDQGCCGLPAVSAGASATVEQLANDNLAMLRKHQYDYIVTACASCHSGLTQIYPNMGAEFDTYKEKVRDIFVFLVEQGLPERLAELPKAAQQLRVTYHDPCHLRNHGITKQPRAILKALPQVAYVEMEGAGSCCGLGGTYSVYHYETSKQIGAKKAAHIAQSGASLVATDCPGCIMQLQDSINHAGGQQQAVHILDLLAEALP from the coding sequence ATGGCCAAACTGAAAGAACTCAGTGAGCTGCGCGAGCAGATCGAACTCTGTGTCAAATGCGGCGGCTGTCGCGCCCACTGCCCGGCCTTTGGCGCCGACAAACAGGAAGGGCGGGTGGCCCGTGGCAAGATCGCCCTGGCCGATGCCCTGCTCAAGGAGCAGGTCGACCTGGAAGAACGCTTTCTACTCGACATGTCCCAGTGCCTGCTCTGCGGCAGCTGCTACAGCCAGTGCCCCAACAAAGTCCATACCGAAGAGATCGTCGCCGCCACCCGCCGTGAGATCGCCAAACGACAGGGACTGTCCACCTTCGGCAAAGGGGTGGCCACGGTGCTCAAGCACCAGGGGCTGATGAATCTGCTCGCCAAAGGCGGCGGCGCCTTCTCCAAGCTGCTGTTCAAAAAGGTTCCCGAGCAGAGCGGGCTGCGGCTGCGCTTTCCCGCCCCCTTCATCAGTTCCGACCGGACCCTGCCGCCACTGACCAGCAAACCGTTTCGCGAGCGCCATCCCGAAGTGATTCCGGGAACTGCGGGCAAGCCGACGGTTCTGTTTTTCACCGGTTGTGGCATCAATTACATGTACCCGGACAGCGGCGAAGCCCTGCTCAAGGCCCTGCAGTTCCTCGGGATCACCGTCATCATCCCCAAAGACCAGGGTTGCTGCGGCCTGCCCGCGGTCTCCGCCGGAGCCAGCGCTACCGTCGAACAACTCGCCAACGACAACCTGGCCATGCTGCGCAAGCACCAGTATGACTACATCGTCACCGCCTGCGCCTCCTGTCATTCCGGGCTGACCCAGATCTACCCGAACATGGGCGCCGAGTTTGACACTTATAAAGAAAAGGTCCGCGACATCTTCGTGTTCCTGGTCGAGCAGGGGCTGCCGGAAAGACTTGCCGAGCTGCCCAAAGCCGCACAGCAGCTCAGGGTCACCTATCACGATCCCTGCCATCTGCGCAATCACGGCATTACCAAACAGCCGCGGGCGATCCTCAAGGCCTTGCCCCAGGTCGCGTATGTCGAGATGGAGGGTGCCGGCAGTTGCTGCGGGCTGGGCGGAACCTACTCGGTCTACCACTACGAGACCAGCAAGCAGATCGGCGCCAAGAAGGCCGCCCACATCGCCCAGAGCGGTGCCAGTCTGGTGGCCACCGACTGCCCGGGGTGCATCATGCAGCTGCAGGACAGCATCAACCACGCCGGTGGACAGCAGCAGGCCGTGCATATCCTTGATCTGCTTGCTGAGGCGTTGCCCTGA
- a CDS encoding cupin domain-containing protein, protein MMEFNIGQKIKGLRKMRKLTLQDVANETGFSPALISQIENNNVSPPIATLSKIARFFDVKMSYFFEEGEGNTRYEIVRRDERRVVSRVISKDGTRHGYTYEALSFRKKNKKMEPFLLTVTERAKEETLYNHEGEEFLLILKGTAEIILDDERFTLTEGDAVYFDSTVKHRLLLKEGATVEVLAIVTR, encoded by the coding sequence ATTATGGAATTCAATATTGGGCAGAAGATAAAAGGGCTGCGCAAAATGCGCAAACTAACCCTTCAGGATGTAGCCAACGAAACCGGATTTTCACCCGCGCTTATCTCTCAAATTGAAAATAACAATGTCTCTCCGCCCATCGCGACCCTCTCTAAGATTGCTCGTTTTTTTGACGTAAAAATGAGTTATTTTTTTGAGGAAGGAGAAGGGAATACCCGCTATGAAATTGTGCGGCGTGATGAGCGTCGCGTGGTCAGCAGGGTCATTTCCAAAGACGGAACCCGACATGGGTACACCTATGAGGCGCTCTCCTTTCGGAAAAAGAACAAAAAGATGGAACCGTTTCTACTCACGGTCACCGAACGGGCCAAGGAAGAGACTCTCTACAATCACGAAGGCGAAGAATTCCTGCTGATCCTGAAAGGGACCGCTGAAATCATTCTGGACGATGAACGCTTTACCCTTACAGAGGGGGACGCTGTCTATTTTGATTCAACCGTAAAGCACCGCCTGCTGCTCAAAGAAGGAGCGACCGTCGAGGTCCTGGCTATTGTCACACGCTGA
- a CDS encoding ATP-binding cassette domain-containing protein → MNIFSLHQASLAFGGPKLLDQVSLQVASGERICLLGRNGAGKSSLLHLINGDVPPDSGDIIRSQGLQTAYVPQEFPDDWSGQIRDYLRLQVDTVTTDPLAAEVKIDQALSLLELDGEAEVSALSGGQKRRVLLAAAMSLDPELILLDEPTNHLDIDAIRWLEEFLLKIRKTLIFISHDRAFSRRLASRILELDRGQLHDFRCDYSTYLERRQDVLHAEEKSWARFDQKLAEEEVWIRKGIKARRTRNMGRVRDLQKMREERRQRRERTGKVKLQLEEAPRSGQLVLEAKDLSFAYAEQPIINGLNLRVMRGDRLGLIGPNGSGKTTLLKLIAAELQPTSGSLRHGTNLQIAYFDQLRNQLDEDATVKQNIADDHDQVIINGQTRHIYGYLQDFLFTPERARTPVRVLSGGEKNRLLLAKLFTQPANLLILDEPTNDLDMETLDLLEELLHDFKGTVLLVSHDRSFLDNIVTSSLIFSGQGEVEEFIGSYDDWLVLQQPATEAKKEKKVKPAPRQERPRKLSFKEKRELEELPERIDQLETEQQQLHEQLADPNLYKGNNGSKIIQFQEQLAATEARLAEAYRRWEELDQIPE, encoded by the coding sequence ATGAATATTTTTTCTCTTCATCAGGCCTCCCTTGCCTTTGGCGGACCCAAACTTCTTGATCAGGTCAGCCTGCAGGTTGCTTCCGGCGAGCGAATCTGTCTATTGGGGCGCAACGGAGCCGGTAAATCGAGCTTACTCCACCTGATCAACGGCGATGTTCCGCCGGATAGCGGTGACATCATCAGGTCCCAGGGTCTGCAGACCGCTTATGTTCCCCAGGAGTTTCCGGACGACTGGAGCGGGCAGATCCGCGACTATCTGCGGCTGCAGGTTGACACAGTGACAACTGATCCTCTGGCCGCCGAGGTCAAAATTGATCAGGCGCTCAGTCTGCTTGAACTGGATGGTGAAGCCGAGGTATCCGCTCTTTCCGGCGGCCAGAAACGGCGTGTTTTATTGGCCGCGGCCATGAGTCTGGATCCGGAACTGATCCTGCTCGACGAACCGACCAACCACCTCGATATCGACGCGATCCGCTGGCTCGAGGAGTTTCTGCTGAAGATCAGGAAAACCTTGATCTTTATCAGTCACGACCGAGCCTTTTCCCGCAGACTGGCCAGCCGGATACTGGAACTGGATCGCGGTCAGCTGCATGATTTTCGTTGCGATTACTCCACCTACCTGGAACGCCGCCAGGATGTCCTCCATGCCGAGGAAAAATCCTGGGCCCGGTTTGATCAGAAGCTGGCCGAGGAGGAAGTCTGGATTCGCAAAGGGATTAAAGCGCGCCGCACCAGGAACATGGGGCGGGTTCGCGACCTGCAGAAAATGCGCGAGGAAAGACGCCAGCGCCGGGAGCGCACCGGCAAGGTCAAATTGCAGTTGGAAGAGGCTCCGCGCAGTGGCCAACTGGTTCTTGAAGCCAAGGACCTCTCCTTCGCTTATGCCGAGCAACCGATCATCAACGGATTGAACCTGCGAGTCATGCGCGGTGACCGCCTGGGCCTGATCGGTCCCAACGGCAGCGGGAAGACCACCCTGCTCAAGCTGATAGCAGCAGAACTGCAACCGACATCCGGCAGCTTGCGTCACGGAACCAATCTGCAGATCGCCTACTTTGACCAGTTGCGCAATCAGCTCGATGAAGACGCAACGGTCAAGCAGAACATTGCCGACGATCACGACCAGGTGATCATCAACGGCCAGACGCGCCATATTTACGGTTACCTGCAAGACTTCCTGTTCACCCCGGAACGCGCACGCACACCGGTCCGGGTCCTCTCCGGCGGAGAAAAAAATCGTCTGTTGCTGGCCAAACTTTTTACCCAGCCGGCCAATCTGCTGATCCTTGACGAACCGACCAACGATCTGGACATGGAGACCCTCGACCTGCTGGAAGAGCTGTTGCACGATTTCAAGGGGACTGTGCTACTGGTCAGCCATGATCGCAGCTTTCTCGACAATATTGTCACCAGTTCGCTGATTTTTTCTGGTCAGGGAGAGGTTGAGGAATTTATCGGTAGCTATGACGATTGGCTCGTTCTGCAGCAACCTGCCACAGAAGCCAAAAAAGAGAAGAAAGTCAAACCCGCACCACGCCAGGAGCGGCCGCGCAAATTAAGCTTCAAAGAAAAAAGGGAACTGGAAGAACTGCCGGAACGGATCGATCAATTGGAAACCGAGCAGCAACAGCTCCATGAACAGTTAGCCGATCCGAACCTTTACAAAGGGAATAACGGCAGCAAAATCATCCAATTTCAAGAACAGCTTGCGGCAACGGAAGCACGTTTGGCCGAAGCTTACCGCCGCTGGGAAGAACTCGATCAAATCCCCGAATAG
- the scpA gene encoding methylmalonyl-CoA mutase: MSSFEKKTLADWEAQAKKEKKTDDLSNFKWDTPEGITVKPLYTAADIAGLATADTLPGLAPFVRGPMATMYAGRPWTVRQYAGFSTAEESNAFYKRNLAAGQQGLSVAFDLATHRGYDSDHPRVVGDVGKAGVAIDSVEDMKILFDSIPLDKVSVSMTMNGAVMPIMANYIVAAEEQGVSQEKLAGTIQNDILKEFMVRNTYIYPPAPSMRIIGDIIEYTSKNMPRFNSISISGYHIQEAGANAALELAFTLADGLEYAKAAIAKGLDIDAFAPRLSFFFAIGMNFFMEVSKLRAARFLWAKLMAQFNPKNPKSSMLRTHCQTSGWSLTEQDPYNNVIRTTIEAMAAVLGGTQSLHTNALDEAIALPTDHSARIARNTQLVIQEETGICNVIDPLGGSYYVESLTNSLIEEAQKILDEIEELGGMTKAIESGMPKLRIEESAAKKQAAIDSGRDVIVGVNKYKLDKEDPIEVLDIDNTAVRRSQIARLEKMRASRDEAACQQALDALTAACESGEGNLLELSVAAARLRASVGEISDAMEKVFGRHRAEIKLVSGAYGSVVSEDSDFAELKKRVDAFAAKEGRRPRILIAKMGQDGHDRGAKVVATAYADAGFDVDVSPLFMTPEETAKMAVENDVHVVGVSSLAAGHKTLVPQLVEELKKLEAEDIAVVCGGVIPHQDYDALYAAGASKIFGPGTSIVYSAGQTLDAIEGK, encoded by the coding sequence ATGAGCAGTTTTGAAAAGAAGACTCTCGCCGACTGGGAAGCACAGGCGAAAAAAGAGAAGAAAACAGACGATCTTTCCAATTTCAAATGGGACACCCCGGAAGGAATTACCGTCAAGCCACTGTACACGGCGGCTGACATTGCCGGACTCGCAACTGCCGACACCCTCCCCGGGCTGGCTCCTTTCGTCCGTGGCCCAATGGCAACCATGTATGCCGGTCGGCCGTGGACGGTTCGGCAATATGCCGGTTTTTCTACAGCCGAGGAGTCCAACGCCTTTTATAAACGTAACCTCGCGGCAGGGCAGCAGGGTCTTTCGGTCGCCTTTGACCTGGCAACCCACCGCGGTTACGATTCTGACCATCCCCGCGTTGTCGGTGATGTCGGCAAAGCCGGGGTCGCAATCGACTCCGTCGAAGACATGAAGATTCTTTTTGACAGTATCCCCCTCGACAAGGTCTCCGTGTCCATGACCATGAATGGTGCGGTCATGCCGATCATGGCCAACTATATCGTTGCTGCCGAAGAGCAGGGCGTCAGCCAGGAAAAACTGGCCGGAACCATCCAGAACGACATCCTCAAAGAATTCATGGTTCGCAATACATATATTTATCCGCCGGCACCTTCGATGCGCATTATCGGCGATATCATCGAATACACCAGCAAGAACATGCCGCGCTTCAACTCGATTTCCATCTCCGGCTACCATATCCAGGAAGCTGGCGCCAATGCCGCACTGGAGTTGGCCTTCACGCTGGCCGACGGGCTTGAGTACGCCAAGGCCGCCATCGCCAAAGGGCTGGACATCGATGCGTTTGCCCCGCGCCTGTCCTTCTTCTTCGCCATCGGCATGAACTTTTTCATGGAAGTCTCGAAACTACGGGCAGCCAGGTTCCTGTGGGCCAAACTGATGGCTCAGTTCAACCCCAAGAACCCCAAATCATCCATGCTGCGGACCCATTGCCAGACCTCTGGCTGGTCGCTGACCGAACAGGATCCCTACAACAACGTCATCCGCACCACCATCGAGGCCATGGCTGCAGTCCTTGGCGGAACCCAGTCGCTGCACACCAACGCCCTGGATGAAGCCATCGCCCTGCCAACCGACCACAGTGCCCGAATCGCCCGGAACACTCAGTTGGTGATCCAGGAAGAAACCGGGATCTGCAACGTTATCGACCCCCTCGGCGGTTCCTACTATGTTGAGTCCCTGACCAATTCGCTTATTGAGGAAGCACAGAAAATCCTTGATGAAATCGAAGAGCTGGGCGGTATGACCAAGGCCATTGAATCGGGCATGCCCAAACTGCGGATCGAGGAATCGGCTGCCAAAAAACAGGCCGCCATCGACAGCGGCCGCGATGTCATCGTCGGGGTCAATAAATATAAGCTGGACAAGGAAGACCCGATTGAAGTCCTCGATATCGACAACACTGCGGTTCGCCGCTCACAGATCGCCCGCCTTGAGAAAATGCGTGCATCCCGTGACGAAGCCGCCTGTCAGCAGGCCCTTGACGCCCTCACCGCAGCCTGCGAAAGTGGAGAAGGCAACCTGCTTGAACTGAGCGTCGCCGCTGCCCGGCTGAGAGCTTCGGTGGGAGAGATTTCCGATGCCATGGAAAAGGTTTTCGGTCGCCACCGGGCGGAAATCAAACTGGTTTCAGGAGCATATGGATCGGTCGTGAGTGAAGATAGTGATTTTGCCGAATTGAAAAAACGGGTCGACGCCTTTGCCGCCAAAGAAGGTCGCCGCCCCCGGATCCTCATCGCCAAGATGGGTCAGGACGGCCATGACCGCGGTGCCAAAGTGGTTGCCACTGCTTACGCCGACGCCGGCTTTGACGTCGATGTCAGCCCGCTCTTCATGACCCCGGAGGAAACCGCCAAGATGGCCGTTGAAAATGACGTCCATGTGGTCGGTGTTTCGAGCCTGGCCGCGGGCCACAAGACCTTGGTTCCGCAGCTGGTCGAAGAGCTCAAAAAACTCGAAGCCGAAGACATTGCCGTTGTTTGCGGCGGGGTTATCCCCCACCAGGACTACGATGCCCTGTACGCAGCCGGAGCCAGCAAAATTTTCGGCCCCGGTACCTCAATCGTCTACTCGGCCGGCCAGACCCTGGATGCGATTGAAGGAAAATAA
- the meaB gene encoding methylmalonyl Co-A mutase-associated GTPase MeaB — MSDISQLAAGVRAGNMRALAKAITLIESRHPEHSGKAAELIDELMPDTGNSIRIGISGVPGVGKSTFIEAFGMNLIKQDHKIAILAVDPSSQLSGGSILGDKTRMEELAREKNAFIRPSPSGDTLGGVARKTRETMLLCEAAGYDVIVIETVGVGQSEITVASMVDFFLLLQLANAGDELQGIKKGVMEIADAIVINKAEGDNRPRADLARRQYENALHLLKPKSSHWQVPAMLCSALHNQGIHEIWEMINKFVATMQEHGEFATKRSLQANDWMWALVMDGLKDLFRNDKNVAGMLDRVQTGVAAGTTSPSVAARRLIEAFKRH, encoded by the coding sequence TTGTCTGATATTAGTCAATTAGCAGCCGGCGTCCGCGCCGGCAACATGCGCGCCCTGGCCAAAGCCATCACCCTGATCGAAAGCCGTCATCCTGAGCATAGTGGCAAGGCGGCCGAACTGATCGACGAACTGATGCCGGATACCGGTAACTCCATCAGAATCGGTATCTCCGGAGTTCCGGGTGTCGGCAAAAGCACCTTTATTGAAGCGTTCGGCATGAACCTGATCAAGCAGGATCACAAAATCGCGATCCTCGCCGTTGATCCGTCGTCCCAACTGTCCGGCGGCTCCATCCTCGGCGACAAGACCCGCATGGAAGAGCTGGCCCGTGAGAAAAACGCTTTTATCCGCCCTTCACCCTCCGGTGACACTTTGGGCGGGGTGGCCCGAAAGACCCGGGAAACCATGCTGTTGTGCGAAGCCGCCGGTTACGATGTCATTGTCATCGAAACGGTCGGAGTGGGGCAATCCGAGATAACCGTCGCCTCCATGGTCGATTTTTTCCTGCTCCTGCAACTGGCCAATGCCGGTGACGAACTGCAGGGAATCAAAAAAGGGGTCATGGAAATTGCCGATGCCATCGTCATCAATAAAGCGGAAGGCGACAATCGACCCCGGGCCGATCTGGCTCGCCGCCAATATGAAAATGCCCTGCATCTGCTCAAGCCCAAAAGCTCCCACTGGCAGGTTCCGGCCATGCTTTGCAGTGCCCTGCATAATCAGGGAATCCATGAAATCTGGGAAATGATCAATAAATTTGTTGCTACCATGCAGGAGCATGGTGAATTCGCAACCAAGCGCAGCCTGCAGGCCAATGACTGGATGTGGGCACTGGTCATGGACGGATTGAAAGACTTGTTCCGCAACGATAAAAATGTCGCTGGTATGCTCGACCGGGTACAGACCGGCGTCGCCGCCGGGACAACGTCCCCCAGCGTAGCAGCCCGCCGGCTGATAGAAGCATTTAAAAGACATTGA
- a CDS encoding ion transporter, producing MPELKSSVIQNLRRRLHEIIFEADTPAGKLFDVVLILSIIASVLIVMMDSIATLHLAYGRLFHYCEWFFTLLFTLEYLLRLACIGRPLRYAGSFYGVVDLLSILPSYVSLFLPSGKYFLVIRILRLLRVFRVLKLVQYVGESNYLQRALWASRRKILVFLFSVSLLLIIFGAIMYIVEGPEHGFSSIPRSIYWAIVTMTTVGYGDISPQTGIGQAIASIIMIVGYGIIAIPTGIVTSEMVFKQNISTQACPECGAEGHDHQAMFCKQCGAKLNPEVRV from the coding sequence ATGCCTGAACTCAAATCATCAGTGATTCAGAACCTGCGTCGCCGCTTGCATGAAATCATCTTTGAGGCGGATACCCCGGCGGGGAAACTCTTTGATGTCGTGCTGATCCTGAGTATTATTGCCAGTGTGCTGATCGTCATGATGGACAGTATTGCGACCCTGCACCTTGCCTACGGGCGTCTTTTCCACTATTGCGAGTGGTTTTTCACCCTCCTGTTTACCCTGGAATATCTCCTGCGCCTGGCCTGTATCGGGCGGCCGTTGCGCTATGCGGGCAGTTTTTACGGTGTTGTCGATTTGCTGTCGATCCTGCCGTCTTATGTCAGTCTTTTTTTACCCAGTGGGAAGTATTTCCTGGTGATCAGAATCCTGCGGTTGCTGCGGGTTTTTCGGGTGTTGAAGCTGGTGCAGTATGTCGGGGAGTCCAATTATCTGCAGCGGGCTCTGTGGGCCAGCCGAAGGAAAATTCTGGTATTCCTGTTTTCGGTATCGCTGCTGCTGATTATCTTCGGGGCCATTATGTATATCGTCGAAGGGCCGGAGCATGGTTTCAGCAGTATCCCGCGCTCGATTTACTGGGCGATCGTGACCATGACCACGGTCGGCTATGGTGACATTTCCCCGCAGACCGGAATCGGCCAGGCAATTGCCTCGATCATCATGATCGTCGGTTACGGGATTATTGCGATCCCGACCGGCATCGTAACCTCGGAGATGGTCTTCAAACAGAATATTTCGACCCAGGCCTGCCCGGAGTGCGGGGCCGAAGGACACGACCACCAAGCCATGTTCTGCAAGCAGTGTGGCGCCAAACTGAACCCGGAAGTCAGAGTTTAA
- the groES gene encoding co-chaperone GroES — protein MNIRPLQDRIIVERVEEETKTAGGIIIPDTVSKEKPQEGKVIAAGKGKVTAEGKVLPLDVKEGDRVLFGKYAGSEIKIDGKEYLIMREDDILGIVE, from the coding sequence ATGAACATCAGACCGTTGCAAGATCGTATTATCGTGGAGCGTGTTGAAGAAGAGACCAAAACCGCAGGTGGTATCATTATTCCCGACACCGTCTCCAAAGAAAAGCCCCAGGAAGGTAAAGTGATCGCCGCAGGAAAAGGCAAAGTCACTGCTGAAGGTAAGGTTCTGCCCCTGGATGTCAAAGAGGGTGACCGCGTTCTGTTCGGCAAATACGCCGGCAGCGAAATCAAGATCGACGGCAAAGAATATCTGATCATGCGTGAAGACGATATTCTCGGAATCGTAGAATAA
- a CDS encoding FG-GAP repeat domain-containing protein, with protein MKRILIYFSALILLCVSTTASFAEFPQQIKQDFAPLTGVVIMPIGDEYLIDLDVTSGIRQGDILTLISEGEKVIHPVTKEILGTLDVAQGYLQVTRVKSGYSYAKLLSSNAPPHKGDQVKRFEQVPSRITESVPEQLRKELENGLPQLNWLGDTDTTQPILTFSMPGNTLVVSNNENIPLKRYQYTEGSLSAMITAPSSQAADDPFSLNAPRQEKKSLLNQAVGNIFGSVGLDERDERLEAPGIIHSKQNQSAVWMGPNLEGTPVGITVADFDHDGKMETAIAFESELLIARISQGEFQQIATIDIPTGIKLLSADSLDLNHDGFPEIFLSGVSGAEVNSQIVEFKDGTYQRTDTGIRWFLRVVSIPDKGTVLAGQLFGDRENPFSTPVVELQYQENSLASKGPLNVPKNINVFSFVPFIGTDTKELFAYISTSDFLNISTLKGDNLWESNENFGGSETSFYPVQKQNSTELKTPTYIQKRILLLPSGELLTAQNEGPRIFKGYRNFDKSRVVALQWNGFAPQETWRTSDQNGYLVDFSVADADNDGQPEIVMMMSFKQGSLFQKGRSTVVIYEFNE; from the coding sequence ATGAAGCGTATTCTTATCTATTTTTCAGCCCTTATTCTGCTTTGCGTGTCAACCACAGCAAGTTTCGCCGAGTTCCCACAACAGATCAAACAGGACTTTGCCCCTCTGACAGGTGTGGTCATCATGCCCATCGGCGATGAGTATCTGATTGATCTGGATGTGACCAGTGGCATCCGGCAAGGCGACATTCTGACCCTGATCAGCGAAGGGGAAAAGGTTATTCATCCGGTCACCAAAGAGATCCTCGGCACCTTGGATGTCGCTCAAGGATATCTGCAGGTCACCCGGGTCAAATCCGGTTACTCCTATGCAAAACTACTAAGTTCGAATGCTCCTCCACACAAAGGAGACCAGGTCAAAAGGTTTGAGCAGGTCCCGTCCCGAATCACCGAATCAGTACCGGAACAATTGCGTAAAGAACTTGAGAATGGTCTCCCGCAATTGAATTGGCTGGGAGATACCGACACCACCCAACCGATCCTGACCTTTTCAATGCCGGGTAATACTCTGGTCGTCAGCAATAACGAAAACATTCCACTGAAACGCTATCAGTACACAGAAGGAAGTCTGTCAGCGATGATTACAGCTCCATCAAGCCAAGCTGCAGATGACCCGTTTTCCCTGAATGCTCCCCGCCAGGAAAAGAAGTCACTTCTCAACCAGGCGGTTGGTAATATCTTCGGCAGCGTCGGACTTGATGAACGGGATGAGCGCCTGGAAGCTCCTGGAATCATTCACAGCAAGCAAAATCAATCTGCAGTCTGGATGGGACCGAACCTGGAGGGCACCCCGGTCGGCATTACCGTTGCGGATTTCGACCACGACGGCAAAATGGAAACCGCGATAGCCTTTGAATCCGAGCTGTTGATCGCGAGAATCTCCCAGGGTGAGTTTCAACAAATTGCGACCATCGACATTCCTACCGGGATAAAATTGTTAAGTGCTGACAGCTTGGACCTGAATCACGACGGCTTTCCGGAAATTTTCCTAAGTGGTGTCAGTGGAGCCGAGGTCAACTCCCAAATCGTTGAATTTAAAGACGGGACCTACCAAAGAACCGATACCGGTATCCGCTGGTTCTTACGGGTTGTCAGTATCCCGGATAAAGGGACGGTTCTCGCAGGCCAGCTCTTTGGCGACCGGGAAAATCCGTTTTCGACCCCGGTGGTCGAGTTGCAATACCAAGAAAACTCATTGGCATCCAAAGGGCCGCTCAATGTGCCTAAAAATATCAATGTCTTCAGCTTTGTGCCCTTTATCGGAACTGACACAAAGGAACTGTTCGCCTATATTTCAACCAGCGATTTCCTGAATATTTCAACCTTGAAGGGGGATAATCTCTGGGAATCGAACGAAAATTTCGGTGGTTCCGAGACCAGTTTTTATCCCGTTCAAAAACAAAACAGTACTGAACTGAAAACGCCAACCTATATCCAGAAACGCATTCTGCTGCTTCCGTCCGGGGAATTATTGACCGCACAGAATGAAGGACCACGGATATTTAAAGGCTATCGTAATTTTGATAAAAGCCGGGTTGTTGCCCTGCAATGGAACGGCTTTGCTCCCCAAGAGACCTGGCGAACCTCGGATCAAAACGGCTATCTGGTCGATTTTTCGGTCGCTGATGCAGACAACGATGGTCAGCCTGAAATCGTCATGATGATGTCATTCAAGCAAGGTTCCCTGTTTCAAAAAGGCCGCTCAACAGTGGTCATTTACGAATTCAATGAATAA